The following coding sequences lie in one Apium graveolens cultivar Ventura chromosome 3, ASM990537v1, whole genome shotgun sequence genomic window:
- the LOC141714147 gene encoding uncharacterized protein LOC141714147: MNGDGFFSFDLNEPPPQEPSHMQHQFDLNEPPVNKTKPYQGAVKDVAIKYNVTARTIRYIWSLAKKQKAAGQSYNMATKGHNSGRKRIQVAPNAKDINMGDRSCIRDLAAKLNVSSSTCGRMIKRGDIKPHTNPLHPGLKEPNLLQRMEWVLNLLMGDTAQTKRQYKTMFDFVHINEKWFYLSKKSQRAYLEKNEKGKYRSAKSSKFIPKVMFTAAVARPGFNAQGECIFDGKLGIFPFTYQEPAKRTSKYRGKGTIITKVVESVGRKETRNMLINQIVPAIIQKWQPSEGPKVIFIQEDNARTHISQADEEWQQVHQQGDFTFILVQQPPNSPDLNILNLGFFRSIQSLMHKKMPKDIDSMMNAVHEAFYQLDASTLADVWLSYQYVMNEVLKVKGSNDYLVPHVNKKNSRLQDNSHFKSQHHCGRCLKHGNWYMDQVKGSDF, from the coding sequence ATGAATGGTGATGGATTCTTTTCTTTTGATCTTAATGAACCACCACCACAAGAGCCTTCACACATGCAACATCAGTTTGATTTAAATGAACCACCTGTTAACAAGACAAAACCTTATCAAGGTGCAGTTAAAGATGTTGCCATTAAGTACAATGTCACAGCAAGAACTATCAGATACATATGGAGCTTAGCAAAAAAACAAAAGGCAGCGGGGCAGAGTTATAACATGGCAACAAAGGGGCATAAttcaggaaggaaaagaattcAGGTTGCACCTAATGCAAAAGATATTAATATGGGTGATAGATCATGCATAAGGGACTTGGCTGCTAAGTTGAATGTGTCATCAAGTACATGTGGCAGAATGATAAAGAGGGGCGATATTAAACCTCACACCAATCCTTTGCATCCTGGATTAAAAGAGCCGAACTTGTTGCAAAGGATGGAATGGGTTCTGAACCTCCTCATGGGAGATACAGCACAAACAAAAAGGCAATATAAGACTATGTTTGATTTTGTGCATATTAATGAGAAATGGTTTTACCTAAGTAAGAAATCACAAAGAGCTTACTTGGAAAAAAATGAGAAGGGAAAATACAGGTCTGCCAAGTCTAGTAAGTTCATACCTAAGGTCATGTTTACAGCTGCTGTTGCAAGACCCGGATTTAATGCACAAGGTGAATGCATATTTGATGGGAAGTTGGGCATATTCCCATTTACATATCAAGAACCAGCAAAAAGGACTTCTAAATACAGAGGTAAGGGCACTATTATCACTAAGGTGGTTGAGTCAGTTGGTAGAAAAGAGACAAGAAACATGCTTATTAACCAAATAGTCCCCGCAATAATTCAGAAATGGCAACCTAGTGAAGGTCCTAAAGTGATATTCATACAAGAGGACAATGCCAGGACTCACATTTCTCAAGCTGATGAAGAATGGCAACAAGTGCACCAACAAGGTGATTTCACATTTATTCTTGTCCAACAGCCACCAAATAGTCCTGACTTAAATATTTTAAACTTGGGATTTTTTAGAAGTATTCAGTCCTTAATGCACAAGAAAATGCCAAAAGACATTGACAGTATGATGAATGCAGTGCATGAAGCATTCTATCAGTTAGACGCAAGTACACTTGCAGATGTATGGCTATCATATCAGTATGTAATGAATGAAGTTCTAAAGGTGAAGGGGTCAAATGATTATCTTGTACCCCATGTCAATAAAAAAAACTCAAGGCTGCAGGACAACTCCCACTTCAAGTCACAGCACCATTGTGGGCGGTGTTTGAAGCATGGCAACTGGTATATGGACCAGGTCAAGGGGTCTGACTTTTAG